The proteins below come from a single Panicum hallii strain FIL2 chromosome 7, PHallii_v3.1, whole genome shotgun sequence genomic window:
- the LOC112900689 gene encoding uncharacterized protein LOC112900689 — translation MITGSICPTQGPTPLVVSLVVSQIRLSWVLIDGGSGLNIIFPKMLESMGYDLTTLVPSAEAFYGIITGSGSTPISKVTLTVNFGTQKNYRMEHIDFEVAAFETPYHAILGRPALAKFMVVPNYTYLVLKMPASM, via the coding sequence ATGATCACTGGGTCCATCTGCCCGACCCAGGGTCCTACCCCCTTGGTGGTCAGCCTGGTTGTCAGCCAAATACGCCTATCCTGGGTGCTTATCGATGGCGGCAGCGGGCTCAACATCATCTTCCCCAAGATGTTGGAGAGCATGGGCTACGACTTGACCACCCTGGTCCCATCAGCGGAAGCTTTCTACGGGATCATAACCGGTTCCGGGTCGACTCCGATCAGCAAGGTCACCCTCACGGTTAATTTTGGCACCCAGAAGAACTACCGTATGGAACACATCGACTTTGAGGTGGCTGCGTTCGAGACTCCGTACCACGCCATCCTTGGGAGACCCGccctcgccaagttcatggtagTCCCCAACTACACATATCTTGTCCTCAAGATGCCTGCATCGATGTAG